A genomic segment from Prochlorothrix hollandica PCC 9006 = CALU 1027 encodes:
- a CDS encoding FkbM family methyltransferase, which yields MIYNSNLIFDLGMNDGRDTEYYLKKGYKVIAVEANPYLCQEASLSFSEAIDQKRLVIVHAAISSECCNSIQFFINIDNTYWSSLDKSWASRDGTRFYHIHVKSITINWLFERFGIPLYLKVDVEGADSAVISQLCNQKYLPVYVSIEDCRFGYDYISTLISIGYKLFKLSDQSKVSQLYDASVQHQFMSGSSGPFGEDLEGSWLNYPSMITHYSTTVRTLDGFRIAPKSQWWDIHAKLG from the coding sequence ATGATTTACAATTCAAATTTGATTTTTGATCTAGGGATGAATGATGGTAGAGATACAGAGTATTACTTGAAAAAAGGTTATAAAGTTATAGCTGTTGAAGCCAATCCGTACTTGTGTCAAGAAGCAAGTTTAAGTTTTAGTGAAGCAATAGATCAAAAACGGTTAGTCATCGTACATGCTGCTATTTCTTCAGAGTGTTGCAACAGTATTCAATTTTTTATTAATATAGACAATACTTATTGGAGTAGCTTAGATAAGTCTTGGGCATCACGAGATGGAACTAGATTTTATCATATACACGTAAAAAGTATAACGATTAATTGGTTGTTTGAGAGATTTGGTATCCCTCTATATCTCAAGGTTGATGTAGAAGGTGCAGACTCTGCTGTAATATCCCAGCTATGTAACCAGAAATACCTACCAGTATATGTAAGCATTGAGGATTGTAGATTTGGCTATGATTATATCTCTACCCTTATATCTATAGGTTATAAGCTTTTTAAGCTGTCTGATCAGTCAAAAGTGAGTCAGCTTTATGATGCAAGCGTACAGCACCAGTTTATGAGTGGATCTTCTGGCCCTTTCGGAGAAGATTTGGAAGGTTCGTGGCTGAATTATCCATCTATGATCACACATTACTCTACAACTGTTCGTACTCTAGATGGTTTTAGAATAGCGCCTAAGTCTCAATGGTGGGATATTCATGCCAAACTAGGTTGA
- a CDS encoding glycosyltransferase, whose product MSYAIWADLIPTELSNCTTIIDTIDLFSLHTQMKAQVLQYLHQCPYPFHPNTTHPELLKENFFTELDLSHDNREIELYDRYTFTIAINPIEAQLIQSKSKNTSIISLPFTFDLNEAETEAILQKVYKDLPVLAIGPNEFNYQGYLYFTQKVLPLVLEKIPHFQLRVLGDACQHLADLPGILKSGFIEDIDAIYKTAKYAICPLIGATGQQLKILEAMAAGVPVVALSNIAQSLPLQTEHNSLIAQDAQEFADAIIRLECDPDLCAKLGQSAYKTIEAYYHTNLLKQTLDLIEIGRNNQSQQNYHHHHQLSILVDGVFFQLYQTGIARVWRSLLTEWANTELGQHIVILDRGQTAPQIPGLRYRTIPPFSYQNLEGDRQLLQQICDEENADLLISTYYTTPLTTPTVFMGYDMIPEVMQSLGAPVDLNDPMWVAKHHAINHASHYITISENTAQDLQQFFPDIAPAQITVAPCGVSPTFTPPTAAEIAQFKHKYGITKPYFLTIGSGAGGYKNLMLFYQAIAQLPTRHGFDIIATGVYLQVDPQFRDLAQGMTIHTLNLSDEELRLAYGGAIALVYPSSYEGFGMPIAEAMACGCPVITCPNASIPEVAGEAALYIFDQDIDGMAEALCEVQKPTVRNSLIPAGLEQVRQFSWATMATTVADTLIATTLAPLNLCDHTLIAFPDWTQPEAELQASLTAALRQAVHYADSLETDPETLQITLLIDIAPAPELDLDALMASAALELMLNEELEIPDGIQVTPLPSLSPLQWQHLRPRLTARILLVPEAIDLAQTHCPDLPTLTPAA is encoded by the coding sequence GTGAGCTATGCGATCTGGGCCGACTTAATTCCCACAGAATTGTCTAATTGCACAACAATTATTGATACAATTGACCTATTCAGCCTTCACACCCAAATGAAAGCCCAGGTCTTGCAATATCTACACCAATGCCCTTATCCTTTCCACCCCAACACCACCCATCCAGAATTACTGAAGGAAAACTTCTTTACAGAGCTTGATCTGAGCCATGACAATCGAGAGATTGAACTCTACGATCGTTATACCTTTACCATTGCTATTAACCCTATAGAAGCTCAGCTTATTCAAAGCAAGTCAAAGAATACATCTATCATTTCCTTACCCTTTACCTTTGATCTAAATGAAGCTGAAACTGAAGCAATACTTCAAAAGGTATATAAAGATTTACCTGTTTTAGCAATTGGCCCTAACGAATTTAACTACCAAGGCTATCTTTACTTCACTCAAAAAGTTCTTCCCCTCGTCCTTGAAAAAATACCTCACTTTCAACTTCGCGTTCTAGGCGATGCCTGTCAACATCTAGCTGACCTACCTGGCATCTTGAAGAGTGGCTTTATAGAAGATATTGATGCAATCTACAAAACTGCAAAATATGCCATCTGTCCCCTAATAGGAGCTACGGGTCAACAACTCAAAATTCTTGAAGCCATGGCTGCGGGAGTTCCCGTAGTAGCCCTATCCAACATTGCCCAGTCTTTGCCCCTTCAAACTGAGCATAACTCACTGATTGCTCAGGATGCCCAAGAGTTTGCAGATGCTATTATTCGCCTTGAGTGTGACCCTGATCTCTGTGCCAAGCTTGGACAATCAGCCTACAAAACCATCGAGGCTTATTACCATACAAACCTACTTAAACAGACCCTTGATCTCATAGAAATAGGGAGAAATAATCAGTCTCAACAAAATTACCATCACCACCATCAGCTTTCAATTTTAGTTGATGGGGTCTTTTTCCAACTGTATCAGACGGGGATTGCGCGGGTGTGGCGATCGCTCCTCACCGAATGGGCCAACACCGAATTGGGTCAGCATATCGTCATCCTCGATCGCGGCCAAACTGCCCCCCAAATCCCCGGACTGCGCTACCGTACCATTCCCCCCTTTAGTTATCAGAACCTAGAAGGCGATCGCCAACTGCTCCAGCAAATCTGCGACGAAGAAAACGCCGACCTACTGATTTCCACCTACTACACCACCCCCCTCACCACCCCCACCGTCTTCATGGGCTACGACATGATCCCCGAAGTCATGCAGAGCCTAGGGGCACCCGTTGACCTCAACGATCCCATGTGGGTCGCCAAACACCACGCCATCAACCACGCCAGCCACTACATCACCATCTCCGAGAACACCGCCCAAGACCTGCAACAGTTTTTCCCCGACATTGCCCCAGCCCAAATCACCGTCGCCCCCTGCGGAGTCAGCCCCACTTTCACCCCCCCCACCGCCGCAGAAATCGCCCAATTCAAACACAAATACGGCATCACCAAACCCTACTTTCTGACCATTGGCTCCGGGGCCGGAGGTTACAAAAACCTGATGTTGTTCTACCAGGCGATCGCCCAACTCCCCACCCGCCACGGCTTTGACATCATCGCCACCGGGGTTTATCTCCAGGTCGATCCCCAATTCCGCGACCTCGCCCAGGGCATGACGATTCACACTCTTAACCTCAGCGATGAAGAGTTGCGGTTGGCCTATGGCGGCGCGATCGCCCTCGTCTACCCCTCCAGCTACGAAGGCTTTGGGATGCCCATCGCCGAAGCCATGGCCTGCGGGTGCCCCGTGATTACTTGCCCCAACGCCTCGATCCCCGAAGTCGCCGGAGAAGCGGCCCTCTACATCTTTGACCAGGACATCGACGGCATGGCGGAAGCCCTCTGCGAAGTGCAAAAGCCCACGGTGCGCAACAGCCTCATCCCCGCCGGACTGGAGCAGGTACGCCAATTCTCCTGGGCCACCATGGCCACCACCGTCGCCGACACCCTCATCGCCACCACCCTCGCCCCCCTCAACCTCTGCGACCACACCCTCATCGCCTTCCCCGACTGGACCCAGCCCGAAGCAGAACTCCAAGCCAGCCTCACCGCCGCCCTGCGCCAAGCCGTCCACTACGCCGATTCCCTGGAAACTGACCCCGAAACCCTCCAAATCACCCTGTTAATCGACATTGCCCCCGCGCCTGAACTCGATCTCGATGCCCTGATGGCCAGTGCCGCCCTGGAACTGATGCTCAACGAAGAATTGGAAATTCCCGACGGCATTCAAGTGACACCGCTCCCGTCCCTCAGTCCCCTGCAATGGCAGCATCTCCGCCCTCGCCTCACCGCCCGCATTCTCCTGGTTCCCGAAGCGATCGATCTCGCCCAAACCCACTGCCCCGATCTCCCAACCCTCACCCCAGCAGCCTAG
- a CDS encoding AAA family ATPase: protein MLKRLYINNFRCLVNFEITFDSIHLLLGSNGVGKSTIFEVLRKIQSFISGDQKVNKIFEDSDYTRWQNSGTQSFELEISGNGGLYKYELGVSHHQGKSRVEYERLWFDQQPLLKFELGEVQLYQDNHSEGPAYSFDWSQSMLSILTPRNDNTKLTWFKERIERLIIVQIIPCLMGDESQQESVRLSPHMENYVSWYRHLSEDQGKVTELNSILKGVLEGFSHFKFNRVSEQILVLKLHFTSDSSYSSSVEYRFKELSDGQKVLIALYTLLHSIKSEDYTILIDEPENFLALPEIQPWLVELYDLCSRQQLQALLISHHPELINYLLASPIGYWFERQSNAPVRVKRISNEEAKDSGLPISELIARGWLSGPE from the coding sequence ATGTTAAAAAGGCTCTATATTAATAATTTTAGGTGCTTAGTAAACTTTGAAATTACCTTTGATTCAATTCACTTGCTTCTTGGATCTAACGGGGTCGGTAAATCTACCATATTTGAGGTTCTACGAAAAATCCAATCTTTTATTAGCGGCGATCAAAAAGTTAATAAAATCTTTGAAGATTCAGACTACACACGTTGGCAAAACTCTGGTACACAAAGCTTTGAGCTAGAGATAAGTGGTAATGGTGGACTTTATAAGTATGAACTGGGAGTTAGTCATCATCAAGGCAAAAGTCGCGTGGAGTATGAGCGGCTGTGGTTCGATCAACAACCTTTGCTAAAGTTTGAACTTGGTGAAGTTCAACTATATCAAGATAATCACTCTGAAGGTCCAGCTTACTCTTTTGACTGGTCCCAATCTATGCTTTCTATACTAACCCCAAGAAATGATAATACTAAGCTTACGTGGTTCAAGGAGCGAATTGAACGATTAATTATCGTCCAAATTATCCCTTGCTTAATGGGCGATGAAAGTCAACAGGAGTCTGTTCGCTTAAGTCCTCACATGGAGAATTATGTATCTTGGTATCGACACCTTTCTGAAGATCAGGGGAAAGTTACTGAATTAAATTCTATTTTGAAAGGGGTCTTGGAAGGATTTAGTCATTTTAAATTCAACCGAGTGAGTGAACAAATTCTAGTTTTGAAACTGCATTTTACTTCAGATTCTAGCTACTCTAGTTCGGTTGAATATCGGTTCAAAGAACTCTCAGATGGACAAAAAGTTCTGATTGCACTCTATACACTCCTGCATAGTATAAAATCTGAAGACTACACAATTTTGATCGATGAACCGGAGAATTTTTTGGCCTTACCAGAAATTCAGCCTTGGCTTGTCGAGTTATATGATCTATGCAGTCGTCAACAGCTTCAAGCTTTGCTCATTTCCCACCACCCAGAATTAATTAACTATCTTCTTGCATCTCCAATCGGATACTGGTTTGAACGCCAGAGTAATGCACCCGTTCGAGTCAAACGCATCAGCAATGAAGAAGCAAAAGATTCTGGACTGCCAATTTCAGAACTCATTGCACGAGGATGGTTAAGTGGGCCGGAATAG
- a CDS encoding Uma2 family endonuclease, with protein MNWQEVCEHPQLQNLPFKVELNRWGQVVMSPVKVKHSFFQGRIQRVLETFLKTGEVMPECAIATTDGVKVADVVWCSSDRFAQIEAEVAASIAPEICIEVTSAGNTEEEMLGKRQLYLAAGALEVWVCDDQARVTFYDRSGALTRSGLVPDFPHQIQR; from the coding sequence ATGAATTGGCAAGAAGTTTGTGAGCATCCCCAGTTACAGAATCTTCCATTTAAGGTGGAACTCAATCGATGGGGACAAGTTGTGATGAGTCCGGTCAAGGTTAAGCATTCATTTTTCCAGGGGCGAATCCAGCGGGTATTGGAGACGTTTCTCAAGACGGGAGAAGTGATGCCGGAATGTGCGATCGCAACAACGGATGGGGTCAAGGTGGCGGATGTGGTGTGGTGTTCGAGCGATCGATTTGCCCAAATTGAAGCAGAAGTGGCGGCTTCGATCGCCCCGGAAATTTGCATTGAGGTAACGTCCGCCGGAAATACGGAGGAAGAAATGTTAGGGAAGCGGCAGCTTTATTTGGCGGCGGGGGCCCTGGAGGTGTGGGTGTGTGATGACCAGGCTAGGGTGACCTTCTACGATCGATCGGGGGCATTAACCCGATCGGGTTTAGTACCGGATTTTCCCCACCAGATTCAGCGCTAG
- a CDS encoding radical SAM/SPASM domain-containing protein, with amino-acid sequence MKAKLKPRINLEDRTPLQNVIPLSTPFVIFVDPSSACNFRCPFCPTGHQSMIDETGRYQGIMDLNLFKKIIDDLSEFEQPIKVLRMYKDGEPFLNKNLDKMIAYAKQSSCVSYLDTTTNASLMTPERLAPVLEAGLDKINISVDGMNDQQYADFTGYKMNFAKLVSNIQWLYENKGNCEVVVKIPGDLITEEQKQEFLETFGDYCDRIFIENFAPCWPEFDVESHTGVKITKGIYQQPIQPTDTCPYIFYSFSVNADGLVSSCFLDWGRKLIVGDVKSQSLKAIWNSDLMNSLRLQHLKGNRSQNSVCSQCGQLSHCLPDNIDQYRNSLLDPFMKYAGNIDHVNPPGS; translated from the coding sequence ATGAAAGCTAAGCTAAAACCTCGAATTAATCTTGAAGATCGCACGCCTTTACAAAATGTCATTCCCTTATCAACACCCTTTGTAATATTTGTTGACCCATCCAGTGCCTGTAATTTCCGATGCCCTTTTTGTCCCACTGGTCATCAAAGCATGATTGACGAAACGGGTCGTTATCAAGGGATAATGGATCTGAATCTTTTCAAAAAGATCATCGATGATTTATCTGAGTTTGAACAGCCAATCAAGGTACTCCGAATGTATAAGGATGGAGAGCCTTTCTTAAATAAAAATCTTGATAAGATGATAGCCTATGCAAAGCAAAGCTCATGTGTCAGTTATCTTGATACAACCACTAATGCTTCTCTTATGACCCCTGAACGTCTAGCTCCTGTTTTAGAGGCGGGCTTAGACAAAATCAATATTTCTGTTGATGGAATGAATGATCAGCAGTATGCTGATTTTACAGGGTACAAGATGAACTTTGCTAAACTGGTTAGCAATATTCAGTGGCTTTATGAAAATAAAGGGAATTGCGAGGTTGTTGTAAAAATTCCAGGTGACCTAATCACAGAGGAGCAAAAGCAAGAGTTTCTTGAAACCTTTGGTGATTATTGCGATCGAATCTTTATCGAAAATTTTGCACCCTGTTGGCCAGAATTTGATGTTGAATCTCATACGGGTGTAAAAATTACCAAGGGAATTTATCAGCAACCAATTCAACCTACTGATACTTGCCCTTACATTTTTTATTCTTTTTCTGTCAATGCGGACGGTCTTGTAAGTTCATGTTTTTTAGACTGGGGCCGTAAGCTCATTGTTGGTGATGTTAAATCCCAGTCACTGAAGGCAATTTGGAACTCTGATTTAATGAATTCACTACGCTTGCAGCACCTTAAGGGGAACCGCAGTCAAAATTCTGTGTGTAGTCAGTGTGGCCAACTGTCCCACTGTTTACCTGATAACATTGATCAGTATCGCAATTCCCTCTTAGATCCTTTTATGAAGTATGCCGGAAATATTGATCATGTGAACCCCCCAGGTTCTTAA
- a CDS encoding CmcI family methyltransferase — protein sequence MLYLKTHPEFEIDKSIQHKLLITVAPDGYLKRVKEI from the coding sequence CTGTTATATCTCAAAACCCATCCCGAATTTGAAATTGATAAAAGCATTCAACACAAACTTCTGATTACCGTCGCCCCCGATGGCTATTTGAAACGGGTAAAAGAAATTTAA
- a CDS encoding cephalosporin hydroxylase family protein, whose translation MKDQFYDLTQQWLCEAISRKYAYGFTWLNQKIIQIPQDIYAIQEIIWRIKPDLIIETGVAHGGSLILSASMLALIDYCEAISSNQKSLDLYRPNKLVIGVDIEIRRSNRDSIETHPLSKMIELVEGSSTDLSIIDHIKSRAKKSKKILVFLDSNHTHNHVLQELKAYAPLVSIDSYCVVWDTGIEDLPSGFITDRPWGKGNNPKTAVIEYLRELESGLYRGLDNHRLKFVVDHKIEDSIIITAAPHGFLKRVKVL comes from the coding sequence ATGAAAGATCAATTTTATGACTTGACACAACAATGGCTATGTGAGGCAATTTCAAGAAAGTATGCCTATGGATTTACTTGGTTAAATCAAAAGATTATACAAATACCACAGGATATTTATGCGATTCAGGAGATTATTTGGCGAATCAAACCTGATTTAATTATTGAAACAGGTGTAGCGCATGGTGGATCTTTGATCTTGAGTGCTTCAATGCTTGCCCTGATTGATTATTGTGAAGCGATAAGCTCAAATCAAAAGTCTTTAGACTTATATCGTCCTAATAAGTTAGTAATAGGAGTAGATATTGAAATACGTCGTAGTAACCGTGATTCCATAGAGACACATCCCTTGTCTAAGATGATTGAGCTAGTTGAAGGATCATCTACTGATTTATCAATAATTGATCATATTAAATCACGCGCTAAGAAATCTAAGAAAATTCTAGTTTTCTTAGATAGTAACCATACTCATAATCATGTACTTCAGGAACTAAAAGCATATGCTCCTTTGGTATCAATAGACAGTTATTGTGTTGTTTGGGATACTGGTATAGAGGACTTGCCAAGTGGATTTATCACAGATCGCCCATGGGGAAAAGGTAACAATCCTAAAACAGCGGTTATTGAGTACTTGAGAGAATTAGAGTCTGGATTATATAGGGGATTAGACAATCACAGGCTCAAGTTTGTAGTTGATCATAAAATAGAAGACTCAATTATTATTACTGCTGCTCCTCATGGTTTTTTAAAAAGAGTTAAAGTGCTGTAG
- a CDS encoding glycosyltransferase — protein sequence MKVLHITPHLGGGVGKAVSGLVQEAQQTLQSQHSIICLEKPEKTYFADKIISLGVPILFAPSYDLVCQAVKNTDIVQIEFWNHPALLAVLCQCPLPSMRLLVWCHISGLFYPQIPLSFIQGADKFIYTSPCSLTNRKLFDSDSSCYSSHIHVVSSAGGIEDLPISQAAMQLRQLKGVYVGSLNFAKLHPRVVDYLSVVQDFNFSVSFIGDNHHKRYLQQQCEKINRPNLLSFYGYSQNIAKALSEFNLFVYFLNPKHYGTAENSLIESMAMGLVPLVLKNRAECCIVQHQVTGFHVESPQEVAYTLRDLADDFGLRVSIAQNCINQIRSQYSFEISYKLMYGYYSNLMDQAKREIDFTNFFGQSPSDWFSSFNAASDGFELFGGDGSVHLPEDESVFTLMEETKGSVFHFSRYFPGDLRLREWSSRLLESRSKFVDMYV from the coding sequence ATGAAGGTTTTACATATTACACCTCATTTAGGAGGAGGAGTTGGTAAGGCTGTTAGTGGTTTAGTTCAAGAGGCACAACAGACATTACAATCGCAGCACAGTATCATATGCTTGGAAAAACCTGAAAAAACTTACTTTGCTGATAAAATTATAAGCCTAGGGGTTCCTATCCTTTTTGCTCCATCCTATGATTTAGTATGTCAAGCAGTTAAGAATACTGACATTGTTCAGATCGAGTTTTGGAATCATCCTGCATTACTCGCAGTATTATGTCAGTGTCCCCTTCCTTCTATGAGGTTGCTAGTTTGGTGTCATATCTCTGGCTTATTTTACCCACAAATTCCTCTGTCATTCATTCAAGGGGCAGACAAGTTTATCTACACCTCTCCCTGCTCTTTAACGAATCGTAAATTATTCGATAGTGATTCGTCTTGTTATAGCAGTCATATTCACGTTGTTTCAAGTGCTGGTGGCATCGAAGATTTACCTATCTCTCAAGCAGCTATGCAACTTAGACAGTTGAAAGGAGTATATGTTGGATCTTTAAACTTTGCTAAGCTTCATCCTAGGGTTGTTGACTATCTTTCTGTAGTTCAAGACTTTAACTTCTCAGTTAGTTTTATTGGAGATAATCACCATAAACGATACTTACAACAACAGTGTGAGAAAATTAACCGACCTAACTTGTTATCTTTTTACGGATATTCTCAAAATATAGCAAAAGCTCTATCGGAATTTAATCTTTTTGTCTATTTTTTAAATCCAAAGCACTATGGTACTGCCGAGAACTCTTTGATAGAGTCAATGGCTATGGGGTTGGTACCTTTAGTTTTGAAAAACCGGGCAGAGTGCTGTATTGTACAACACCAAGTAACTGGTTTTCATGTTGAATCTCCTCAAGAGGTTGCTTATACTCTTAGGGATCTTGCAGATGATTTTGGTCTCCGGGTATCAATCGCACAAAACTGTATTAATCAAATCCGCAGTCAATATAGTTTTGAAATTAGCTATAAGCTAATGTATGGTTATTACTCTAATTTGATGGATCAAGCCAAGAGAGAAATAGATTTTACCAACTTTTTTGGACAATCACCTAGTGATTGGTTTTCATCTTTCAATGCTGCGTCTGATGGCTTTGAACTTTTTGGAGGTGATGGATCTGTTCATCTGCCTGAGGACGAATCAGTTTTCACATTAATGGAAGAAACCAAGGGAAGTGTTTTCCATTTTTCTCGTTATTTTCCTGGAGACCTAAGACTGAGAGAGTGGTCATCTAGGTTATTAGAATCGCGTTCTAAATTTGTGGATATGTATGTTTAG
- a CDS encoding Uma2 family endonuclease: MIPALEAGDRLNRLEFERRYAAMPRLKKAELIEGTVYMAAAVRFRHHAHPHALLLTWLSVYAATRSQLEVADNATVRLDLDNEPQPDIILRVKEEAGGRSRISEDDYIEGAPELIVEIAASTASDDLHQKFNLYRRHGVQEYLVWRVLDGEIDWFCLREGEYQRQIPDDRGRLSGDRFPGLVLDVPALLAGNLADVLASLPYPSPTPNHGLQ, from the coding sequence ATGATTCCTGCCTTAGAAGCGGGAGATCGCCTCAACCGCTTGGAATTTGAGCGCCGTTATGCCGCCATGCCCCGCCTCAAAAAAGCAGAACTAATTGAAGGAACCGTTTATATGGCTGCGGCGGTGCGTTTTCGCCACCATGCCCACCCCCATGCCCTCCTCCTCACTTGGCTGTCAGTTTATGCCGCAACTCGATCGCAATTGGAGGTGGCGGATAACGCAACAGTACGGCTAGATTTAGACAATGAACCCCAGCCGGATATTATTTTGCGGGTGAAGGAGGAAGCTGGGGGACGATCGCGCATTAGTGAGGATGACTATATTGAAGGGGCACCGGAACTGATTGTCGAAATTGCCGCTAGCACCGCATCCGATGACCTGCACCAAAAATTTAATCTCTACCGTCGCCATGGGGTGCAGGAATATCTAGTGTGGCGGGTGCTGGATGGGGAAATAGATTGGTTTTGCTTGCGAGAGGGGGAGTATCAGCGGCAAATTCCCGACGATCGCGGGCGGCTTAGCGGCGATCGTTTCCCTGGTTTAGTGCTTGATGTTCCTGCCCTCCTTGCGGGTAATTTGGCCGATGTTTTAGCATCACTCCCATACCCATCACCAACCCCAAACCATGGCCTACAGTGA
- a CDS encoding Uma2 family endonuclease produces the protein MVVTLEKPQSLDNCLTLPGITWEKFGQIETTFADIEGVRLIYFDGILEIMILGAKHEYYKRTISLLLDAYLRAKNIRFYSCGSATLGSQSITGRKEPDESYNFYSKKVIPDLVIEVIVTSGNINALEIYRRIGIPEVWFYEEGELTVYSLKEDQYTQVSRSHLLPDLNLEVLTKYMSYHDQYDAVTEFVNELS, from the coding sequence ATGGTTGTCACATTAGAAAAACCTCAATCCTTAGATAATTGCTTAACATTACCTGGCATTACCTGGGAAAAGTTCGGACAAATTGAAACCACCTTTGCTGATATTGAGGGAGTTCGACTTATTTATTTTGATGGTATATTAGAAATTATGATTCTAGGGGCAAAGCATGAATATTATAAGAGGACAATTAGTTTATTATTAGATGCCTATTTAAGAGCAAAAAACATCAGGTTTTATAGTTGTGGAAGTGCCACATTAGGAAGCCAAAGTATAACGGGACGCAAAGAACCGGATGAATCCTACAATTTTTACAGTAAAAAAGTGATTCCTGATCTGGTTATTGAGGTGATTGTTACCAGTGGCAACATTAATGCCTTGGAAATATACCGTCGCATTGGCATTCCTGAAGTTTGGTTTTATGAGGAGGGAGAATTAACGGTTTATAGCCTGAAGGAAGATCAGTATACTCAAGTGAGTCGAAGTCATTTATTACCAGATTTGAATCTGGAAGTTTTGACAAAATACATGAGTTACCACGATCAGTATGATGCTGTGACAGAGTTTGTTAATGAATTAAGTTGA
- a CDS encoding FkbM family methyltransferase: MFSLGSTFDLDLRKHLGSLGFQHQSNEPISAYDVISFINEQPCNWKPRKIDKPIALYGAGSLGKMAKEYFDFLEIPIEFFVDRNAKAYQADPFWEGVLIYNPEDVDAQVKSSILLIVCVVTCPLKPLVKKLLEDGWQDVEAFYDVTEAYRDKHPLSNGWSLKDNSNQYSVSKIIDVISNLYDETSIAHYLQFFISHKLRLEWSFQDGLIILKNRFFIPEILQNLTNQESFVDIGAHYGEVFLNFLEITHHRFKSSYLIEPDTINFRILIQTIENLDLEERNKVKIDQIILGHHNRKCLFFEGLGYASQQSKLGTSYLPMVTLDSLDIVPSFLKIHVEGSELSVLEGGKYVICAYKPIIVLTCYHNEHGIYELPIWLINNLPEYKIYWRLHSWHGTGAVIYCIPHERTDLPSFTYLS; the protein is encoded by the coding sequence ATGTTTAGTCTAGGCAGCACGTTCGATTTAGATCTAAGGAAGCATCTTGGCTCTCTTGGGTTTCAGCATCAGTCTAATGAGCCGATTTCTGCCTATGATGTTATTTCTTTTATTAATGAGCAACCTTGTAATTGGAAGCCACGTAAAATAGATAAGCCCATAGCACTTTATGGTGCTGGAAGTTTAGGTAAGATGGCAAAAGAGTATTTTGATTTTCTGGAGATACCTATTGAGTTTTTTGTGGATCGAAATGCTAAAGCTTATCAAGCAGATCCATTTTGGGAAGGAGTTCTGATTTATAACCCAGAAGATGTTGATGCTCAAGTCAAATCTTCAATTTTATTGATTGTTTGTGTTGTAACTTGCCCATTGAAGCCTTTAGTAAAAAAGTTACTAGAGGACGGTTGGCAAGATGTTGAAGCATTTTATGATGTTACTGAAGCTTATCGTGATAAACATCCTCTAAGTAATGGATGGTCTTTAAAGGATAACTCAAACCAGTATAGTGTTTCTAAAATCATTGACGTTATATCGAACCTTTATGATGAAACTTCAATAGCACATTATCTCCAGTTTTTTATTTCGCATAAATTAAGATTAGAGTGGTCTTTTCAAGACGGATTAATAATTCTTAAAAATAGATTTTTTATACCTGAAATATTGCAAAACTTAACCAATCAAGAATCATTTGTTGATATTGGTGCTCATTATGGAGAGGTTTTTTTGAATTTTCTGGAAATTACACATCATAGATTCAAAAGTTCTTATCTAATCGAACCGGACACGATTAATTTTAGAATATTAATCCAAACAATTGAAAATCTAGACTTAGAAGAAAGAAATAAGGTTAAAATCGACCAAATTATTCTTGGCCATCACAACCGAAAATGTTTATTTTTCGAGGGTTTAGGGTATGCATCACAACAATCAAAACTAGGAACATCATATCTACCAATGGTAACTTTAGATAGTCTAGATATTGTTCCAAGCTTTCTTAAAATTCATGTTGAGGGAAGTGAATTATCTGTTCTAGAAGGCGGGAAGTATGTTATATGTGCATACAAGCCTATTATAGTTCTAACCTGCTACCATAATGAACATGGAATTTATGAGTTGCCAATATGGCTAATAAATAACTTACCAGAATACAAAATCTACTGGAGGCTCCACAGTTGGCATGGCACTGGTGCAGTAATTTATTGTATTCCTCATGAGAGAACAGATCTACCTTCATTCACCTACTTATCATAA